The genomic interval GCCTTGATGGAATCTGCCAACTGCTGCAATGACTCCTGATCCATGTGCGTGCGCGGCTGATATTTTCCGGGCTGCAGTTTCGTCACTGCGAGTTGCCGCAGGCTTTCCCCTTCTATTCCGGCATCGCCACCAGCCAACAGCGCATCCAGTCCGCGGCCCAATCCTGTGAGTTTGACCATTCTTATCGATTCCTTATTATTCACACGCCAGCCGCCGCAACGGCTTCACTCTTGCCGATCATTTCACCGGCCAAGGCCAGGTAAGCCTGGGCTCCTTTTGAAGCCTTATCATGGTAAAGCACCGGCACACCGTAGCTGGGCGCCTCCGCCAGCCGGACGTTGCGCGGAATGACGGTGCGGTAAACCTTGTCCCCGAAATATTGCTGCAACTGGGCTGAGACTTGTTGCGCCAATGCGTTGCGCGGATCGAACATGGTACGTAACAGACCCTCGATTTCCAGTTGCGGATTGAGGTGCGCGCGCACACGCTTGATAGTTTTCACCAGGTCGCTCAGACCCTCCAAGGCATAGTATTCGCACTGCATCGGGATCATCACTGCATGTGCGGCGCATAATCCATTCACCGTCAGCAGGTTGAGCGCGGGGGGGCAATCGAGCAGAATGTAATCGTATTCTGACGCTATGCTTTCCAGTGCTTTCTTGAGACGCCATTCGCGCGCCATTTCCTGCACCAACTCGACCTCGGCCCCCGCCAGGTCACGGTTGGCAGGGATCAGGTCGTATTTGGCGCTGGTGGACACCCGGACTTCCGCCAGGGAGTTCTGCTCCAGCAAGACGTGGTAGACAGTTCTTGTCAAACGGTCTTTCTCGACACCGCTTCCCATGGTTGCATTACCCTGCGGGTCGAGGTCCACCATCAATACCTTACGTTTGGTGGCTGCCAGGCTGGCTGCAAGATTGACGGTAGTGGTAGTTTTACCCACCCCGCCCTTCTGGTTGGTTACCGCGATGATTCTGGCCATGCTTACACCCTGATAATTACCAAATGCCGCTGTGCCTCGAGCCCCGGCACATTGAGGGAGACGACTTCGACTTGATGGTATTCGCCCGGCAATTGCGCCAGCTCGTCGTGTGGATAAACACCCTTCATCGCCAGCAGTGTGCCGCCCGAGCGGCACAGGCGCGCGCTCAGGCGGACGAATTCGGACAAGTCGGAAAAGGCGCGCGAGATCACCGCATCAAAAAGCTGCTGCGGCGCGTAAGTATCGACCCGCACACACTCCACCGCAACCTTGCTCAATTCCAGCTCGATACATGCCTGGCGCAAAAAAGTGGTTTTTTTGTGGTTACTGTCGAGCAAGGTTATCTGCAATTCCGGTTGGGCGATCGCCAATGGAATGCCCGGCAATCCTGCGCCGCTCCCCACGTCGAGCAAGCGCCCCGCTCCCACGTAGGGCAAGACCGCCAGACTGTCCAGAAGATGCTGGTAAAGCATGTTTTCCGTCTCTCTTACCGCAGTCAGGTTATAAACCTTGTTCCATTTCTGCAGTAAGGCAATGTACGCCAGCAGGCGCTCCCGTTGCTCGACGCTCAAGGCAAGTCCCATTTGCTCCAGACCTGTTGCAAGCCGCTCATCCAGGCTCATGCACTTTTCCGTTCCGCACGGCCCTGCATGCGCTTCAGGTAAACCAGCAGCAGCGAAATCGCCGCCGGGGTA from Sulfurimicrobium lacus carries:
- the rsmG gene encoding 16S rRNA (guanine(527)-N(7))-methyltransferase RsmG — translated: MSLDERLATGLEQMGLALSVEQRERLLAYIALLQKWNKVYNLTAVRETENMLYQHLLDSLAVLPYVGAGRLLDVGSGAGLPGIPLAIAQPELQITLLDSNHKKTTFLRQACIELELSKVAVECVRVDTYAPQQLFDAVISRAFSDLSEFVRLSARLCRSGGTLLAMKGVYPHDELAQLPGEYHQVEVVSLNVPGLEAQRHLVIIRV
- a CDS encoding ParA family protein is translated as MARIIAVTNQKGGVGKTTTTVNLAASLAATKRKVLMVDLDPQGNATMGSGVEKDRLTRTVYHVLLEQNSLAEVRVSTSAKYDLIPANRDLAGAEVELVQEMAREWRLKKALESIASEYDYILLDCPPALNLLTVNGLCAAHAVMIPMQCEYYALEGLSDLVKTIKRVRAHLNPQLEIEGLLRTMFDPRNALAQQVSAQLQQYFGDKVYRTVIPRNVRLAEAPSYGVPVLYHDKASKGAQAYLALAGEMIGKSEAVAAAGV